The Herpetosiphonaceae bacterium sequence CTTGGCCTCGCCGAGCGTCCGGGGATGATAGAGCCAGGTAGCGTGCCACTGGGGAACGCTCGTGGTGGTGCTGGGCGCGAAGGCCAGCAGCGACAGACCCAACAGCGAGGCGCTCAGCGCGCCGATGATAATGCGCGTAACCTTCATAATCGATGTCTCCTTAGGCGACTAAAGTACGGCGACTGAGCTTAGTGGTGGGTGTAGCGATACATGCTGTAAATATCGTTCCAGTCGTGCGAGTTGGTGTAGTAGCCGTTGCCTGCCCAGTAGCCGAGGCCCATGCAGCTCCCGGTGTTGGAGTGGTCGAGGCCGAAAGCGTGGCCGATTTCCTGGCAGAAGACGCCGCGTTTGTAGCCGGAGCTCATCGAGTAGTAGTAGTTGATGCGCGCGTGAGCGTGCAGAATGTGGCTGCCGCTGTAGTTCATGATCTGGGCTAGGCCGGCCCAACCGGTGGCACCATAGTTGCCGTCGAAGACATGAACGTCGGTGTGCGAACCGATCTGCGGGTTGTAGAGGATCGTATTGCTGCTCCAGTCGTTGATCGCGCCGCTCGCCTCGGCCCGATAGGAGGCCGTGTTATACATGTTGATGGTGACAGACGAGCCGTAGCGGTTCCAGTGCCACGAGCCCCAGCGATGGGCGAAGGCCTCGGTACCGACGAACAGGTTGGCAATCACGAGGAGTGCGATTGCGACCGGAGTGGCGAATCGTTTCATGATACATTCCTCCAAGCAACGGATCAGGGTTCCTGATGGGGGTTCCACACCAGGGCTGGACGATGGGTGTGATCAGGTTGGGCAGAGATGGTCTGTGCTAGTGCTCCTTCCTGAGGATGAGCGTGGAGTAGCCGGGATTGGGTATGTGGTGCTTCTTGTCCTCTTTTTTTACACGATTTTAACCGGTACTTCTAGGAGTACTATGGTACTTGCTATCGTGTAGTACTTCAGGTTTCGATCACCAGGACCAGACGTGCGCGGGGGCAGCGAAGCGCCGCGCGGTGCCCACCCGGCGGCGGGTCGCATCGGCGGTGCGAGGACAAGATGGTACGGGTTAGCGGTGACAATCGCGACGGCAGTTTGTCGATCGGGATGATCGGACAGGGCGCAGCGCCTACGAGGATCGAGCACGCGCCTTATCTGGCATTGCGGTGTCATCGGCGTGCTGATGCAGCGGTAGCCGCACCGTAAAGGTGCTGCCCTGGCCTTCAGCGCTCTGCACGTCGACAGAGCCGCCGTGGAGCGTCGCGATCTCTTTGACGACGTACAGGCCGATGCCGGTGCCACTGATATTAGCTGCGGCGCTCGTCGGCGCGCGATAAAACGGTTGAAAGAGGCGCGGTTGAGCGGCGGTAGGAATGCCGATGCCCTGATCCGATACGGCTATCGACACCTGGCCCGCCTGCTCCAGCACCTCCACATGGATACAACCGCCGCACGGGCTGTACTTGAGCGCGTTTTGCAGCAGATTTTGCAGCACTTCTTCCAGCCGCTGCGGATCGCCGTCGATCAGCAGGGCGCGATCGGGACAGCTCAGCGTCAGCGCATGGCGCTCAAGCATCGGCTCCAGGTCCGCCACGATCCGCCGCACGAAGCCAACAATGTCCATCACCTGACGATGCACGCTTAAGCGTCCGGCGCGCAACCGTCCAATATTGAGCAGATCCTCGATCAGGTCGTGCAGGCGCCTGGTCTGGGCCGCGACGATCTCCAATCCCTGGTGATCGCGCCGGCTCAGGGTGTAGGGCGGCTCCTGCGTCGCGCGACGCAGCAGCATTTGCGTAAAGCCGAGCAGCGAAGTCAGCGGCGTCTTGAGTTCGTGGGCGGCGATCGAGAGAAAATCGTCGCGCGTGCGGAGCGCCGCTTGCGCCTCGCGGTAGAGCCGGGCGTTATCGACGGCGAGCGCCGCGCGGCTAGCCAGATCCTCAGCCAGGATCAGATCCTCCGGCGTATAGTGTCGTCCCGGTGTGTCGATGATGAAGGTGAGCGTGCCCAGGATGCGGTCGCGGGCGATCAGTGGAACGCACATCGCCGAGGATGGGCCTAGGCTCCCCAGCAGACGCAGATGATCGTCGTCGCATGCTTCAGCGGCCAGTGTCTCGTCGGAGATCTCGGTCAGCAGCATCGGCTGGCCTGAGCGCAGCACACTGCGCGCGGCGCAGGCGCGCGGGCGGTAGGGCCACAGATCCTGCGCCATCGCCACTTTCGCCGGGTCGCGATGGGCCACGACCAGGCTTTGCGGCACGCCGTCCTCCTCCAGAACATCGACGATACACCAGTCGGCGAGCGTGGAGGCAACCAGGCTGGCGATACTTTGCAGCGTCGTCTCGTAGTCGAGCGAGCGGGCAAGCACGCTGCTGGCTTCGACCAGCAGGCGCTCGCGCTCCTCGGCGCGTCTGCGCCCGGTAATATCCATCATCACGCCGCGCATCCCGACCGGCTTTCCCGCCGCGTCATAGATAGGGGCGGAGCGCACCTCGACCCAGATCGTGCGTCCGTCGCGCGTGATCCAGCGAAACTCGCTCCCGCTCGCGTCAGTCGCGCTAAAGACCTCATTCGCCCGCTGCACCGCGTACGCGCGATCGTCGGGATGCACGATCGACAGCCAGAAGTTGGGCGTTTCCAGCCACTCCTGCACACTGTAGCCCAGCATCGTCTCGACATAATCGCTCACGAAGTCGATCTGCTGCGTGGCCGCGTCGGGCTGGCCCCAGGCTTCCCAGACCACGCCCGGCACGGTTGTCAGGATCGTCCTGAAGCGCTCGTGCTGCTGCTGCACCAGCGCTGCCAGCCGCCGCTGCTCGTTCTCGGCCTCGACGCGCTCGGTGATGTCGCGGGCGATCGTCGAAGCGCCGATGATCGTGCCGGTAGCGTCTTTGATCGGCGAGATCGTCAACGCTACCTGAATCGGCGTGCCGTCTTTGCGCACGCGCAGCGTCTCGTAGCGCTCGATCCGCTCACCCTGCCGCAGCCGTCCAAGGAGACGCGGCAGCTCATCCGGCAGATCGGGCGGCACGAGCAGCGCGATCGAACGACCGATCACCTCGTCGGCGCGATAGCCATAGATCCGCTCGGCGCTGGCATTCCAGCTTACAATCGTCCCGTCCAGATGCTTGCTGATGATCGCATCCTCAGATGACTCGACGATCGCCGCGAGCTGAAGCCGGATCGCCTCGTGCTCCCGCTGAGCCGTCACATCACGCGCCACGAGGACGACATGCGCGCTGCCGCGCCACACGACGGGGTCGGCCTGCGCCTCTAGCCAGCGCCAGGAGCCATCGGCGGCGCGCTGCCGAAAGGTCAGGCGCTGTGCGGTTCGCGTGAGCGCCGCCCACTGTGCCTGGACGGTCGCGCGGTCGTCGGGGTGGACCAGCGCCAGGAGCGACGTGCCGACGAGGTTGGCTGATGAGCCTGTGATCGCCCGTCGGTAGGCCGGGTTCAGATCTACGATCGCGGCGTGCTGATTGAGGATCGCGACCAGATCACTGATCTGCTCAAGAATCGAAAGGCCGGGCGCGTCGGGCCGTACCCTGCGGGCCGGTGGGAGCGAGCCGATTGAAAAAAGACCCGGTCGAGGCGGAGAGGATCTACGTGAATATCGGGGCATAGCATCCTCCGCGTACGGCTAACCATATCCTATAGACCATGCTATATCGTTTAAGCTGCGCGAGCAGGCTGTGTTGGCAGGAATTACGCGGGCTGAAGCAACTTGCAATAGTGTGCCGCCCATGCTGCCGATTGACCGCGCCGCGCACAGCAGGCAGCACCGGCTGCTCTGCTGCCGCAAGCCGAGATCTCCTGGCTGGAAGCTTGGCCGCGTAACTCCTGTGATTAAAGGGCACCAGCTTGAGGCATAGATGTAATACAGGGTTGTTTGCGGTAGCTGTAATCATAACACAGCGGCCACACATTGTATATCGACCTGATTGGCTGGGCGCAGATAGGACTCCTGTACTTATCGGCGTGATCGGCGCGAGTCCACGGCTCCGGCAGCCTCGATCGAGGCTGCCGATTGTCGCCGCTTAGTCGCGCCAGGCGCGCTGAAACTTACGCACGCCGGTGCCGTTGAGCACGCCGCCATGCCCAAAGCAGATCGCCCGTGGCTCCAAGGTCGCCAGCTTTGCCAGCGAGCGCCGACCCTCCGGCAGGTCGTCATACACGACGCTGTAGCCGACGCCAAAGATATTGCTGCAAGCGTCACCGGCGAAGAGGAGGCCGCCGTCGCTGCGCAGCAAGAAGGCGGTATGGCCCGCGCTGTGGCCTGGCGTGTGGATCGCTTGCAGCCCACCCGCGATCGGCAGCACATCGCCGTCGCAAACCTCGTGCTCGATCGTCGTCGGGGGTACGTGCGGCAGTATATTTTTGATGAGCATCCGGTACACGATCTGGTTGCGCAGGCCCGGCGCAACCTTCGATCGGACCATCGGCGTGGTGCCG is a genomic window containing:
- a CDS encoding PAS domain S-box protein — protein: MPRYSRRSSPPRPGLFSIGSLPPARRVRPDAPGLSILEQISDLVAILNQHAAIVDLNPAYRRAITGSSANLVGTSLLALVHPDDRATVQAQWAALTRTAQRLTFRQRAADGSWRWLEAQADPVVWRGSAHVVLVARDVTAQREHEAIRLQLAAIVESSEDAIISKHLDGTIVSWNASAERIYGYRADEVIGRSIALLVPPDLPDELPRLLGRLRQGERIERYETLRVRKDGTPIQVALTISPIKDATGTIIGASTIARDITERVEAENEQRRLAALVQQQHERFRTILTTVPGVVWEAWGQPDAATQQIDFVSDYVETMLGYSVQEWLETPNFWLSIVHPDDRAYAVQRANEVFSATDASGSEFRWITRDGRTIWVEVRSAPIYDAAGKPVGMRGVMMDITGRRRAEERERLLVEASSVLARSLDYETTLQSIASLVASTLADWCIVDVLEEDGVPQSLVVAHRDPAKVAMAQDLWPYRPRACAARSVLRSGQPMLLTEISDETLAAEACDDDHLRLLGSLGPSSAMCVPLIARDRILGTLTFIIDTPGRHYTPEDLILAEDLASRAALAVDNARLYREAQAALRTRDDFLSIAAHELKTPLTSLLGFTQMLLRRATQEPPYTLSRRDHQGLEIVAAQTRRLHDLIEDLLNIGRLRAGRLSVHRQVMDIVGFVRRIVADLEPMLERHALTLSCPDRALLIDGDPQRLEEVLQNLLQNALKYSPCGGCIHVEVLEQAGQVSIAVSDQGIGIPTAAQPRLFQPFYRAPTSAAANISGTGIGLYVVKEIATLHGGSVDVQSAEGQGSTFTVRLPLHQHADDTAMPDKARARSS
- a CDS encoding MBL fold metallo-hydrolase, yielding MPPTFKSMFPHVYAMTIAAVNVFLIEDGSHLTLIDTGRESSAQPILNAVRQLGRQPTDITNIVLTHCHPDHAGGLAALKQQTGAAAWMHRADAEVVRGTTPMVRSKVAPGLRNQIVYRMLIKNILPHVPPTTIEHEVCDGDVLPIAGGLQAIHTPGHSAGHTAFLLRSDGGLLFAGDACSNIFGVGYSVVYDDLPEGRRSLAKLATLEPRAICFGHGGVLNGTGVRKFQRAWRD